In Oryza glaberrima chromosome 8, OglaRS2, whole genome shotgun sequence, the following are encoded in one genomic region:
- the LOC127782739 gene encoding PR5-like receptor kinase: protein MGNASYAGDRINLTRLGTWSTGRVAHRQLVRLWDDGAGGSVTSFTTAFSFAIGRNSTNQADGMAFYVGPPADTLAPDMTGGFLGLIPNTGEASPRTVGIEFDTCRNPWDPQDGVIDHIGVDVNQIVSQNFTALPTLTLAGVMRAEIRYDAAARKMVVNLTANGTNYGVEAAVDLRAAGLPQDAAVGFSAATGDLVESHQLLSWSFNSSTADGSISSSDPPVVPESKKKRTKTYIIASTSSLLGISILVLAVFLVYKKHMHLSPWQWRSTNLPRIESLLRTQIKSYTYSEVRKMTKSFAHTLGKGGYGTVYKGSLSDGSEIAVKMLEDTKDDAEDFINEVVSIGRTSHINVVTLLGLCLHRSKRALVYEYMPNGSLDKYAVGVVDTVQGQKSLSWEKLYEILVGIAQGLDYLHRWCNHRVVHLDIKPQNILLDQDFRPKISDFGLAKLCKPKESKISIGGARGTIGYMAPEVFWGHHGAVTTKSDVYSYGMLILQMVGARENTNASMQTVSKYFPEWLYDNLNQFCGAATEGIDSRNTCISEVARKLVTIGFWCIQSTPEDRPSMSEVIDMFDRSMHELQLPPRMSCCGIDNPSIV from the exons ATGGGCAACGCCTCCTACGCAGGCGACCGGATCAACCTCACGAGGCTGGGCACGTGGAGCACCGGGCGCGTGGCGCACCGGCAGCTCGTGCGGCTCtgggacgacggcgccggcgggtcGGTCACCAGCTTCACCACCGCCTTCTCCTTCGCCATCGGCCGCAACTCCACGAACCAGGCGGACGGCATGGCGTTCTACGTCGGGCCACCGGCGGACACGCTCGCGCCGGACATGACCGGAGGGTTCCTCGGCCTCATCCCCAACACCGGCGAAGCCTCGCCGCGCACCGTCGGCATAGAGTTCGACACCTGCAGGAACCCCTGGGATCCACAGGACGGCGTCATCGACCACATCGGCGTCGACGTCAACCAGATCGTGTCCCAGAACTTCACCGCTCTGCCGACCTTGACCCTCGCCGGCGTCATGCGGGCGGAGATCAGGTacgacgccgccgcgaggaAGATGGTCGTCAACCTGACGGCCAACGGGACGAACtacggcgtggaggcggcggtggacctGAGAGCCGCCGGCTTGCCGCAGGACGCGGCCGTGGGATTCTCGGCGGCCACCGGGGACCTTGTCGAGTCGCACCAGCTCCTCTCTTGGTCCTTCAACTCAAGTACAG CTGATGGTTCAATCTCTTCATCAGATCCTCCCGTTGTTCCAGAATCAAAAAAGAAGAGGACAAAAACAT ACATAATAGCTTCTACGTCAAGTCTTCTGGGGATAAGCATATTGGTTCTTGCGGTCTTCCTAGTTTATAAGAAACACATGCATTTGTCCCCTTGGCAATGGAGATCAACAAATTTACCAAGAATTGAGTCCCTGCTACGGACACAGATAAAAAGTTACACTTACTCTGAAGTTCGAAAGATGACTAAATCTTTTGCCCACACCCTCGGAAAGGGTGGATATGGTACAGTTTATAAAGGCAGCTTGTCTGATGGCAGTGAGATAGCAGTGAAGATGCTGGAGGACACGAAGGATGATGCAGAGGACTTCATCAATGAGGTGGTCAGCATTGGCAGAACATCACACATCAATGTTGTCACTCTGTTAGGATTGTGCTTGCATAGATCAAAAAGAGCTCTCGTCTATGAGTACATGCCCAATGGTTCCCTCGATAAATACGCAGTTGGTGTAGTTGACACCGTGCAAGGACAGAAATCCCTAAGCTGGGAGAAGTTATACGAGATTTTGGTTGGAATTGCACAAGGGCTTGATTATCTCCACCGTTGGTGTAATCATCGTGTTGTCCACCTTGACATCAAACCACAAAACATCTTGCTAGACCAAGATTTCCGTCCAAAAATATCCGATTTTGGATTAGCAAAGTTGTGTAAGCCAAAAGAGAGCAAAATCTCTATTGGTGGTGCAAGGGGAACAATTGGCTATATGGCACCCGAAGTGTTTTGGGGACACCATGGAGCCGTGACCACCAAGTCTGATGTATATAGCTATGGGATGCTAATTCTTCAAATGGTTGGAGCAAGGGAAAATACCAATGCAAGCATGCAGACCGTAAGCAAGTATTTCCCTGAATGGTTATATGACAACTTGAATCAATTTTGTGGTGCTGCTACCGAAGGCATTGATAGTAGAAACACTTGCATATCAGAGGTTGCTCGCAAGTTGGTGACAATAGGGTTTTGGTGCATCCAATCTACACCTGAAGACCGGCCTTCCATGAGTGAGGTCATTGACATGTTTGATAGAAGCATGCATGAACTGCAACTACCACCAAGAATGTCTTGCTGCGGAATTGATAATCCAAGCATTGTTTGA